The Kluyvera intermedia genome includes the window AACGTTTTGAGGACGGTAGCTATCACCGTAGCTGGCGCTGTGGGTCGCATTGTGGACTGATAACCATGACCCCCGATGAGTCGAAGCAGGTACTGCGCGTGCATTTGTCTGGCGGGCTGCTACCGGTTGAGGCCCAGGCGAGAGAGGCGGTGACCCGACTGCTGGACTTAACCTGCGATCCCCAGCAGATCCAACATGCTTTAGGCCATCTTGCCGCATCCAGACCTGGGTTACGCTTACCCGGTTCGCTGGATGCGTTTGAGCAAGGGGTACGCGCGATTCTGGGACAGCTGGTGAGCGTGGCGATGGCGGCGAAACTGGCTGGAAAAGTGGTGGCACTCTACGGCGAACCGTTGGACGATGATGAGGATTTCCTGGTATTTCCGCCAGCAGAACGTCTGGCAGCGGGGGATCCGTTAGCGCTAAAAGCGCTGGGGATGCCGCTTAAACGAGCAGAAGCATTGATCCATTTTGCCCAAGCGAACGTTGATGGCAATCTGGCCTCATCATTGCCTGACGATGTCGACCTGGCGTTGAAGGCACTTCTGCAATACCCGGGGATTGGCCGCTGGACGGCGAACTATTTTGCCCTGCGAGCCTGGCAGGCGAAAGACATCTTTTTGCCAGATGACTATTTGATTAAACAGCGTTTCCCCGGAATGACGCCCGCGCAAATCCGCCGTTACGCCGAACGCTGGCAACCGTGGCGCTCCTATGCGTTATTACATATCTGGCATGCCGATGATTGGTCACCAGAATGAACGATTGACGCATACACGGTGACAATCCCCCGTCCATCATGCTTTGAGGCATAGCAGGCGGCGTCTGCCTGCACTAACGCTTCTGCCAGCCGGGCATTATGTTCATGGATCATTGTAATCCCGGCGCTGGCTCCGACCCGGTGCGCACGTCCGGCCCAGCTGAATTCGTAGTGGTTGATGGAATCAACGACGCGTTCCGTTGCATTCAGCGCTTGTTCGGTGCTGCAGTGACGCAGAATAAAGCCGAACTCATCGCCGCCGAGACGGGCAAGAATATCGCTGGGCCTGAGCATGGAGCGCATCAATACGGCTATTTCGTGCAGCAGAGCATCCCCCGCTGCGTGGCCCGCGCTGTCGTTGACCGCTTTAAAGAAGTCGAGGTCGAGCATCACAAGCGCGTGTGACTGGTGGCTGCCCGGAAGCAGTTTGAGTAACCCTTTTAACTGACTTTCAAAACTCGAACGATTGGGTAGATGGGTCAGCGCATCATGCGTGGCGTTGTAGCTCAATTGTCGCAGTAATTTACGTGATTCGGTCACGTCCTGAATGACCAGTACGAAGCCGATTCTGTCGCCTTCCTGAGTGTTCAGCGGTGTCATCGTGTAGTGAATATCAAAACGGTCGCCGTGGCGATTTCTCAGGACTTTATCCTGCTCGCTTTCGTCACGGTTTTTATCTTCCTGGCGCAGACCGTTAATGACAAACCCGTCGTTTTCATAGGTGATATGCAGTACTTGCAGCAGCGGTTTTCCGTGCGCTTGGGCCTGCGTCCAGCCGCTCATCTTTTCAGCCACCGGGTTCATAAAGATAATATTCTGCTGGTTGTCGGTGCTGACAACAGCGTCATGAATAGACCTCAGGGTAATGTGTAGACGCTCTTTTTCCTGAAATAACGCATCGTTTGCCAGCGTAATTCGTGCCATCAGTTGCTTATTGGCTTCACGACTTTTTTTCAGGTCATCGATATCTTCAATCTGCTTAATAAAATACAGCGGCGTACCGTCGTCATTGCGCACCAATGAGACCACGAGCAGGGCCCAGACGATGTCTCCCGTGCGGGTGCAGTAGCGTTTTTCCAGGGTGTATGTGTCGATATCACCGTTAAGTAGCCTGTTAAGCTGCGCCAGATCTTTTGGTAAGTCTTCGTGCCAGGTGACCTGCTGAAAGGTCATTTGGTGCAACTCATCCTGGTTGTAGCCCAGAAAAGTGCCAAGCGCTTTATTGACCTGTAACCATTGCCCGTGGGTATCGACCACCGCCATGCCGATGGCGGAGTATTCCATGGCATTACGAAAGCGGGTTTCGCTTTCGATGATGCGTCGGCGCTCACTGTCTACGGCATGAATCGCGATACTCATCACGCCGGTGGGCAGCAAGACCATCAGGAAAGGCAGTCCCGGTAGGTCAGTCAGTGCGTAACCATTGAGCGTACTTTCAATCATGTGCAGCACCTGAGGATGCAGCGCAGTTAACGTCAGTACCGTCATGATGGTGATAAGAAAAATCAGGAACGCTTCGCAACGCCGCTGGCGCACGGCGCTCCACATCAGCAGCACCATGATGCAGGTAAACGGCCATGGCAAATAAAGCATGGATAGCAGGCTGAGGATTAACGTCATGGCGGCCGTCAGCAGGAAGGGGATCAGCTCACGAGGGCGTTGACGGTAACGCTTGAAAAACTGTGCGTCCAGCAGCAGTCCTAATGGCACCAACGCCAGCGCGCCGGTTGCTTCAGAAAACACCCAAACCAGTAGCGTTTGCCACCCCGTTCCGCCAGGAGCCAAACTGCCAATCAGCATGCCGCCCAGTAGCGGAGGGATAAGCGCGCTGGCAATCGCCATTTTCGACCAGTCATGCAGGTCTTTTAACGGGTCTTCGCGCACCAGCCAGCGCCGCATGAGCAGCGCGCCAATCAGTGCTTCGGTCACATTCGTCAGTGGGTAAAGCAGCGAAATCGAGGGCGAATAAAGGCTTGTTGCGCCGATAACGCCTGCAATCCCCGCCAGCGCAATCGCGGGCCATAGTACGCTGTGAAAGCGATAAAAGGCGGCCATCATGATAGCGGTGGGAAACCAGATGGGCGAGAGTTCACTGGGTTTGTGGGAGAGCGCAAATGAAAACAGGGTGAACAGGAAAATCACAAATGCCAGGCCAAACACGAGTTGTGCTGAGTGACGTGGTGAACCGGATATAAAGGCAATACGATGATTTTCTTTCTTCATTACCACGTTTTTCCGAGGTGAATCGCCCCGGCCAGACTGAGAGAGAAACCGATTATGCCGCAATTTGCGGCGGGTTTATTGGATCAGCAGCACTAATTGACAATAATCGGCAATTGTTAATAGTCCTAATATTTTCAATGTGAATATATGCTTAGGATTGAAATAAACGTATGCCGGTTTCGCGTTTTGTCACCGTAGATCGACGCATACGACTGGTATCGTCGCCTTGAAATCCCTATAATTGCCGCGTTTGGCGCAGATACATGAGATTATTCGGTAATACTCCCGGAATAATATTGTCTATGTCGTGCCGTCCTTCCTTTCATCCAGGTTAATCGGGTCGCAAAAATTTATGACTGATAAGTCTCATCAGTGCGTCATTGTAGGCATCGCCGGCGCATCGGCTTCAGGTAAAAGTCTTATTGCTAGTACGCTGTATCGTGAGCTTCGCGATCAGGTAGGTGATGAGCACATTGGTGTTATCCCTGAAGATAGTTATTACAAAGACCAAAGTCATCTGTCGATGGAAGATCGGGTTAAAACCAACTACGACCATCCCAACGCCATGGATCACAGCTTGCTGTTCCAGCATCTCCAGACCTTAAAGCGTGGTACCCCGATCGAATTGCCGGTATACAGCTACGTTGAGCATACCCGCATGAAGGAAACAATCCATATCCTGCCCAAAAAGGTGATTATCCTTGAAGGGATCCTGCTGCTGACGGACGCGCGCCTGCGCGATGAGATGAACTTCTCGATCTTCGTTGATACTCCTCTGGATATCTGCCTGATGCGCCGCATTAAACGTGATGTTAACGAACGCGGTCGCTCGATGGATTCGGTGATGGCGCAGTATCAGAAAACCGTTCGCCCGATGTTCCTGCAGTTTATTGAACCTTCCAAGCAGTACGCCGACATTATCGTGCCACGCGGCGGTAAAAACCGCATCGCCATCGACATTCTGAAAGCGAAAATTAGTCAGTTTTTTGAATAACTCACGTGAATTGTGTAACGTGAAGTCAAAGGCCCTTAACCAGGTGGAAGAGGGCAGGAAGTAAAACAGGAGAAAGATATGCGTCTGTGTGACCGAGATATAGAAGCCTGGCTGGACGACGGAAGACTGTCGATCACCCCGCGCCCACCCGTTGAGCGTATCAATGGCGCAACGGTTGACGTGCGTTTAGGCAATAAATTTCGCACCTTTAGCGGTCATACGGCGGCGTTTATCGATTTAAGCGGCCCGAAGGCGGAAGTTAGTGCGGCGCTTGACCGTGTGATGAGCGATGAAATCGTTCTGCCGGAAGGGGACGCCTTCTATCTGCATCCTGGTGAGCTGGCGCTCGCGGTCACCCTGGAATCGGTGACGCTGCCGGCGGATCTGGTCGGCTGGCTGGATGGACGTTCCTCCCTGGCCCGTTTGGGCTTAATGGTGCACGTCACCGCGCACCGTATCGATCCGGGTTGGTCTGGCTGCATCGTGCTGGAGTTCTATAATTCCGGCAAGCTGCCGCTGGCACTGCGCCCCGGCATGCTAATCGGCGCGTTGAGTTTTGAGCCGCTTTCAGGCCCGGCTGCGCGTCCTTATAACCGTCGTGAAGATGCGAAATATCGCAATCAGCAGGGCGCGGTTGCCAGTCGTATTGATAAAGACTGACCCGTCGCTAAGCTGATGAGGGTGCCATGAGACGAATATTGACGACGCTGATGATCCTGCTGGTGGTGCTGATTGCCGGCTTGTCATCACTGGTGCTACTGGTCAATCCCAATGACTTCCGTAGCTATATGGTGAAGCAGGTCGAGGAGCGCAGCGGCTATCAACTTCGGCTTGATGGCTCTTTGCGTTGGCACGTTTGGCCGCGGTTAAGTATTCTTTCAGGCCGCATGGCCTTGACCGCGCCGGGGGCCAGCGAGCCGCTGGTACGGGCAGACAACATGCGTCTTGACGTTTCGCTGTTGCCTTTGCTGTCACACCAGCTACAAGTGCAGCAGGTGATGCTCAAAGGCGCGGTCATTCAACTGACGCCCCAGACTGAAGCCATTGTAGCGAAGAATGCGCCGGTCGCGCCGAAAGGCACCTCGCTGCCGCAGGATGCAGACGAACATGGCTGGTCGTTTGATATCGCCGGGTTACAGGTGGTTGATAGCGTACTGGTGTTCCAGCATGAGGACGATGAGCAGATTACCGTCCGTGATATTCGATTGCAGATGGAACAAGATGCTCGCCAGCAGGCGGCCATCGACTTCTCCGGCCGCATCAATCGTGACCAGCGTGACTTGAACCTCGCTATTTCCGCCAACCTGCAGACCGGGGATTTTCCTCATCATCTGGATGCCCAGCTGTCGCAAATTAGCTGGAAGTTACAGGGTGCTGACCTTCCTGCGCAGGGCATCAGCGGTAACGGTAGCGTGAATGCGCGCTGGTTGGGTGACAATAAAACACTCAGCTTCAGTGGTCTTAACCTGACCGCCAATGACAGCACGCTGACGGGGTCGGGCAGCGTCATGCTGGGGGATATTCCCGTCTGGGCGCTGAATCTCCAGTCCGATAAACTCAATCTTGATAATCTGTTGCTGCATTCCGATTTCACTGCCGGCAATGGCGTGCAAAAGGCCCAGGCGGCAGTTAAACAGCCGCGCCCGGTGATAGCCAGCGACGCTGATGAAAAGCCTTACCAGGGTTTACTCGGCTTTAACGGTACGCTGGATATGTCGGCCAAAGCGGTAAACTGGCGCGGTATGCCGTTTACTCAGGTCACCGTTCAAGCTAATAACCAGCAAGGTTTACTGCGCATCTCGCGTCTGGAAGGCGAGCTTAATGGTGGGCAACTCTCTTTACCGGGAACCCTGGATGCCCGCGGTCGTACACCGCAGGCAAAATTCCAGCCGAAGCTCGACGATGTACAGATTGGCAGTTTGTTGAAAGCCTTTAATTATCCTATTGATATGGTCGGCAAGTTGTCTATGGCCGGTGATTTCTCAGGAGAGGCCATTGATGCAAACCGCTTCCGTCGGGACTGGCAAGGGCAGGGGCATGTTGAACTGAAAGACGTTCGCACTGAAGGGCTGAATTTCCAGCAGTTGGTCCAACAGGCGGTTGAGCGCAGCTCGGATATTCGCGGGCAGGACAATTATGACAATGCCACGCGTCTGGACTTACTCACCACCGATATTTCACTTGAGAACGGTGTGATGACCTTAGACAACCTTGAAGGCCAGTCGACTCTCATGGCGCTGACCGGCAAGGGCTCGCTGGATCTGATGAAAGAGGAAGGCGATATGCAATTTGCCATCCAGGTCACCGGTGGCTGGCAGGGGGAAGGGAAGCTGGTGGATGTTCTGAAGACGACCGCTATTCCTCTGCGCGTCTACGGCAAGTGGAGCGAATTGAACTACAGTTTACAGGTTGATCAGGTGCTGCGCCGTCATCTGCAAAATGAGGCCAAACGCCGGTTGAATGACTGGGCAGACCGCAATCAGGATTCGCAATCTGGCAAAGATGTGAAGCAATTCCTGGATAAGCAATAAGACAATCCCGGCGGAGCGATGTTTCGCCGGGAAAGCCGCGATACCTACACTTCGTAATCCAGCTCATCCTGCGGCGGCGGGATAATCTGCACCTTTTGTACCCGATGACTTTCGACCTGCAAGGTTTTTAACGTCCACGGGCCAATCTGTACTTCTTCTCCCGCTTGCGGAATACGTTGCAGGTGCTCCATCAACAGCCCAGCGATAGTGTGGTATTCGCGTTTATCATCCAGCGGCAACGGAACGTACTGCACCAAATCTTCCAGCGGCATATGACCGTTTGCCGTCCAGGTGCCATCAGTATTACGCTGGATATCGTGACGGGCATCAATCTCTACCGCTTCGTTCGGCAGATTACCGGCAATGGTTTCCGTGACATCACTTAAGGTCACCACGCCCTCTACAGAACCAAATTCATCGACCACGAAAGCGAAGTGAGTTCGCGCGTTACGGAACTGCTCCAATGCTGATAACAGCGGCAGCGCCTCAGGGAAGACCAGGGGCTGGCGAAGCAATACTCGCAGATCCAGGGGTTCCCCACGCAACGATTGCTGCAACAGGTCAATGATGTGCACGACGCCAAGCAGGTCTTCATCATTATCCCCACCGGTCACGACCAGGCGGGTATGCTGGTTTTTCTCAAGCAGCGCGCGCACTTCACTCTCCGGCGCACTGAGATCGATATGCTCAATATCGTGGCGTGACGTCATAATACTGCTGACAGTACGCTGGTTGAGATTAAGCACACGCTCAATCATCCGCCGTTCCTGCGGGTCAAAGATCTGCTGATTATCCTGATCGACTAACAAAGAGGCGGTACCCGCATCCAGCTCCGCGTCTTCTTTGTTACCGCTCAACAAACGCATGACCGCATCAGTGGTGCGGCTACGCAGTGACTGGTTGGCGGTAAGAAAGCGGCGACGGTTGAAGATAGCCAACTGGTTTAAGAACTCAATCATTACCGAGAAACCGATAGCAGCGTACAGATAGCCTTTCGGAATGATGACGCCG containing:
- the alkA gene encoding DNA-3-methyladenine glycosylase 2: MFELPWLPPYDWGWMFRFLQARAVTGIERFEDGSYHRSWRCGSHCGLITMTPDESKQVLRVHLSGGLLPVEAQAREAVTRLLDLTCDPQQIQHALGHLAASRPGLRLPGSLDAFEQGVRAILGQLVSVAMAAKLAGKVVALYGEPLDDDEDFLVFPPAERLAAGDPLALKALGMPLKRAEALIHFAQANVDGNLASSLPDDVDLALKALLQYPGIGRWTANYFALRAWQAKDIFLPDDYLIKQRFPGMTPAQIRRYAERWQPWRSYALLHIWHADDWSPE
- a CDS encoding PAS domain S-box protein; this translates as MKKENHRIAFISGSPRHSAQLVFGLAFVIFLFTLFSFALSHKPSELSPIWFPTAIMMAAFYRFHSVLWPAIALAGIAGVIGATSLYSPSISLLYPLTNVTEALIGALLMRRWLVREDPLKDLHDWSKMAIASALIPPLLGGMLIGSLAPGGTGWQTLLVWVFSEATGALALVPLGLLLDAQFFKRYRQRPRELIPFLLTAAMTLILSLLSMLYLPWPFTCIMVLLMWSAVRQRRCEAFLIFLITIMTVLTLTALHPQVLHMIESTLNGYALTDLPGLPFLMVLLPTGVMSIAIHAVDSERRRIIESETRFRNAMEYSAIGMAVVDTHGQWLQVNKALGTFLGYNQDELHQMTFQQVTWHEDLPKDLAQLNRLLNGDIDTYTLEKRYCTRTGDIVWALLVVSLVRNDDGTPLYFIKQIEDIDDLKKSREANKQLMARITLANDALFQEKERLHITLRSIHDAVVSTDNQQNIIFMNPVAEKMSGWTQAQAHGKPLLQVLHITYENDGFVINGLRQEDKNRDESEQDKVLRNRHGDRFDIHYTMTPLNTQEGDRIGFVLVIQDVTESRKLLRQLSYNATHDALTHLPNRSSFESQLKGLLKLLPGSHQSHALVMLDLDFFKAVNDSAGHAAGDALLHEIAVLMRSMLRPSDILARLGGDEFGFILRHCSTEQALNATERVVDSINHYEFSWAGRAHRVGASAGITMIHEHNARLAEALVQADAACYASKHDGRGIVTVYASIVHSGDQSSACQICNNA
- the udk gene encoding uridine kinase, which gives rise to MTDKSHQCVIVGIAGASASGKSLIASTLYRELRDQVGDEHIGVIPEDSYYKDQSHLSMEDRVKTNYDHPNAMDHSLLFQHLQTLKRGTPIELPVYSYVEHTRMKETIHILPKKVIILEGILLLTDARLRDEMNFSIFVDTPLDICLMRRIKRDVNERGRSMDSVMAQYQKTVRPMFLQFIEPSKQYADIIVPRGGKNRIAIDILKAKISQFFE
- the dcd gene encoding dCTP deaminase gives rise to the protein MRLCDRDIEAWLDDGRLSITPRPPVERINGATVDVRLGNKFRTFSGHTAAFIDLSGPKAEVSAALDRVMSDEIVLPEGDAFYLHPGELALAVTLESVTLPADLVGWLDGRSSLARLGLMVHVTAHRIDPGWSGCIVLEFYNSGKLPLALRPGMLIGALSFEPLSGPAARPYNRREDAKYRNQQGAVASRIDKD
- the asmA gene encoding outer membrane assembly protein AsmA, which codes for MRRILTTLMILLVVLIAGLSSLVLLVNPNDFRSYMVKQVEERSGYQLRLDGSLRWHVWPRLSILSGRMALTAPGASEPLVRADNMRLDVSLLPLLSHQLQVQQVMLKGAVIQLTPQTEAIVAKNAPVAPKGTSLPQDADEHGWSFDIAGLQVVDSVLVFQHEDDEQITVRDIRLQMEQDARQQAAIDFSGRINRDQRDLNLAISANLQTGDFPHHLDAQLSQISWKLQGADLPAQGISGNGSVNARWLGDNKTLSFSGLNLTANDSTLTGSGSVMLGDIPVWALNLQSDKLNLDNLLLHSDFTAGNGVQKAQAAVKQPRPVIASDADEKPYQGLLGFNGTLDMSAKAVNWRGMPFTQVTVQANNQQGLLRISRLEGELNGGQLSLPGTLDARGRTPQAKFQPKLDDVQIGSLLKAFNYPIDMVGKLSMAGDFSGEAIDANRFRRDWQGQGHVELKDVRTEGLNFQQLVQQAVERSSDIRGQDNYDNATRLDLLTTDISLENGVMTLDNLEGQSTLMALTGKGSLDLMKEEGDMQFAIQVTGGWQGEGKLVDVLKTTAIPLRVYGKWSELNYSLQVDQVLRRHLQNEAKRRLNDWADRNQDSQSGKDVKQFLDKQ
- a CDS encoding TerC family protein; translation: MEWIADPSIWAGLVTLVVIELVLGIDNLVFIAILAEKLPPAERNRARVTGLILAMVMRLLLLASISWLVTLTKPLFSVGDFTFSARDLIMLVGGFFLLFKATVELNERLEGKDSDSPTQRRGARFWPVVTQIVVLDAVFSLDSVITAVGMVDHLAVMMAAVIIAISLMLLASKALTRFVNSHPTIVILCLSFLLMIGFSLVAEGFGVIIPKGYLYAAIGFSVMIEFLNQLAIFNRRRFLTANQSLRSRTTDAVMRLLSGNKEDAELDAGTASLLVDQDNQQIFDPQERRMIERVLNLNQRTVSSIMTSRHDIEHIDLSAPESEVRALLEKNQHTRLVVTGGDNDEDLLGVVHIIDLLQQSLRGEPLDLRVLLRQPLVFPEALPLLSALEQFRNARTHFAFVVDEFGSVEGVVTLSDVTETIAGNLPNEAVEIDARHDIQRNTDGTWTANGHMPLEDLVQYVPLPLDDKREYHTIAGLLMEHLQRIPQAGEEVQIGPWTLKTLQVESHRVQKVQIIPPPQDELDYEV